In Humulus lupulus chromosome 6, drHumLupu1.1, whole genome shotgun sequence, a single genomic region encodes these proteins:
- the LOC133784116 gene encoding stigma-specific STIG1-like protein 3 — MKLLIKLFFILMIVFVDFTICTYAALAPELEDLDDDNYGELVVQEHNDRNNLGSSSDDIKAHQVVQRFLSQKNKRKNRRPNCKKFPGICGAKGSPGPNCCKKKCVDLVRDRQNCGKCGKKCKYNQICCNGKCVNPSFNKNHCGACNNSCNNGGLCAFGLCNYA; from the coding sequence ATGAAGCTGCTCATTAAGCTGTTCTTCATTCTCATGATCGTTTTTGTAGATTTCACCATATGTACTTATGCTGCATTAGCCCCAGAATTAGAAGATCTTGATGACGATAATTATGGAGAACTTGTTGTTCAAGAACATAATGATCGTAataatctaggatcttcttctgATGATATAAAAGCTCATCAAGTAGTGCAACGTTTCCTTTCGCAAAAGAATAAGCGAAAGAATCGCCGGCCAAATTGCAAGAAGTTTCCGGGGATTTGTGGAGCGAAAGGCAGCCCTGGGCCGAATTGTTGCAAGAAGAAGTGTGTGGATTTGGTGAGAGATCGCCAAAACTGTGGCAAGTGTGGGAAGAAATGCAAGTACAATCAGATATGTTGCAATGGCAAGTGTGTCAACCCTTCCTTTAACAAAAACCATTGTGGTGCCTGCAACAATAGCTGCAACAATGGTGGCCTCTGTGCTTTTGGTCTTTGCAACTATGCATAG